The Juglans regia cultivar Chandler chromosome 10, Walnut 2.0, whole genome shotgun sequence genome includes the window CAATATACCCCTCATCTGGAATAAACCACACGAACACTTAGCATCTGCATTTTCCTCACTAAAGTCCACAGAAAACGTAACAGACTTAGTGAACTCTTCAACCCGAACTTCGTCCTCTACCAGATAGGTCTTTACTGCACCATCCCTCTTAAGTAACTCTGGATCCAAATCGATAATGCCAGTAAGTTGCATCTGAACTTCCctaaatttagcatttgtgtacatttcttgaaatctcttcTCGATaggagatctagatatgcaagGAATGGTAACGCTAAATGAATGGAAGTCCGCGTTATTTTCactctcaactttttttttcaacgcACTATCAAACTGATCgacaaattctttcaagtttgttttTGCATGAACATAGCCAtcgaaaaaagcattcatgctctcgctgCGTTGCGTTGTACTCATCCCAGCCCAAAAACAGTCCTTCAAGAATGCTGGCACCCAATACTCACGCTCAGTGTATAAACTTGAAAGCGTTCTCATGCAACTTGTAAGAGGTGATAAAATgatcccaacatttctcaaactcatcaacaGTTTGTGTatcatacacacatttcatcaatgcaTTCTTCATCACACTTTTGTAGGAAGCATAAGAGGACAGCTTCTCGGGAACTTTTTTCAGAATATGCCACAAACAAAGTCGATGTCGGCTTTCAGGAAAGACAatagcaattgcatttttcatcgctctgTCCTGATCGGTGATAATAGCTTTCGGAGcgataccatccatacactgcaaccacGTCTGGAATAACCACACAAATGTCTCTgtatcctcactggaaatcaaTCCTGCTCCCAACAGAATTGActgcccatggtggtttaccccaacaaatggtgcaaagggcatcccatacCTATTTATCAGGTATGTAGTGTCGAATGTCACCACATCCCCGAAATATTGGTAGGCtgccctactacgggggtctgCCCAAAAGACATTCCTTAACCTCCCGTCATCATCCAAATCAATCAGTGCAAAGAAACCaggatttttgtactgcatcctacaaaaatactctcGAAGCGCTTCAGCACCACCTTTCCCAAGCCTTAGATGTCTTGCATTGTCGATATAATTACGACAATCCTTCTCTAAAAATGGAAGGTTCTCGAATCCACCAGCGCCAACGACGAGAGATCCGAAACTTTTATTCATTCGGATGCCAGCCATATCGTTTATATCTAGGACTCTTTTTACAgagtcactcacttctctattacatcgaaagaagCGAGATTTATTTGGACTAAGGCCATGGTTATGAATATTATGAACTGTTGTCATCCGGAACTTTCCatcaacttttaaggcat containing:
- the LOC109000412 gene encoding protein FAR1-RELATED SEQUENCE 5-like, with the protein product MDYYKQYAKKSGFGVMIRRTDKGDDETVRYVTLGCARGGKARNRTLNVARPRPTGKTECKAKINALKVDGKFRMTTVHNIHNHGLSPNKSRFFRCNREVSDSVKRVLDINDMAGIRMNKSFGSLVVGAGGFENLPFLEKDCRNYIDNARHLRLGKGGAEALREYFCRMQYKNPGFFALIDLDDDGRLRNVFWADPRSRAAYQYFGDVVTFDTTYLINRYGMPFAPFVGVNHHGQSILLGAGLISSEDTETFVWLFQTWLQCMDGIAPKAIITDQDRAMKNAIAIVFPESRHRLCLWHILKKVPEKLSSYASYKSVMKNALMKCVYDTQTVDEFEKCWDHFITSYKLHENAFKFIH